One Setaria viridis chromosome 3, Setaria_viridis_v4.0, whole genome shotgun sequence DNA window includes the following coding sequences:
- the LOC117850135 gene encoding senescence associated gene 20, whose translation MRLLTGGGGGLPFKIRSLDAFGPTVLAEGTDATGALYWVHAWTVGPGGRVTEVREYCNTALVVTRLGGGRDMEARAAPASEDVCSKAQQVWQSRLPDQARRNLPGLVLAI comes from the coding sequence ATGCGCctgctcaccggcggcggcggcggcctcccgtTCAAGATCCGGTCGCTGGACGCGTTCGGGCCGACCGTGCTGGCGGAGGGCACGGACGCGACGGGCGCGCTGTACTGGGTGCACGCGTGGACCGTGGGTCCCGGCGGCCGCGTCACGGAGGTGCGCGAGTACTGCAACACCGCGCTCGTCGTGACAaggctcggcggcggccgcgacatggaggcgcgggcggcgccggcgagcgaggATGTGTGCTCCAAGGCTCAGCAGGTGTGGCAGAGCCGGCTGCCGGACCAGGCTCGGAGGAACCTTCCTGGCCTCGTGCTTGCCATCTGA